A single Algiphilus sp. DNA region contains:
- a CDS encoding penicillin acylase family protein has product MLRWIGRLLALAVTLVVVVTAATGILLWASLPKHEGERRLPGLGERVLVERDALGVPTINAATRLDLARATGYVHAQERFFQMDLARRGGAGEVAALVGKAALPFDRRRAIYRFRARARDRMLDLPQAQQDLLYAYADGVNAGLADLNAQPFEYLLLRAAPEPWTAEDSLLVAASMYFVLTDERAERALRLERLEAATPPALHRYLVPETTPWDAPLLGEPGALPEPPAADAYDLRAMPPAWFEGTPAAIRHLAGLGSNSLAVSGGHTADGRALVAGDMHLDLGVPNTWFRARMRVPADDAETGLDLNGVTLPGLPFLIAGSNGRVAWAFTNSYGVWSERIRLRRDGQGNVLGPEGPVPVTDHQHRITVAGGGTHTVTVRETPWGPVLPGDDAGPAHALRWLPLVPGVLNLDIMAMERAEGIEEALAALNGAGIPPQSALIASRDGRIAWTIAGRMPRRAGPAPQRPVPSTAPRPWQGWLDDDAYPRIVDPPGGRLVAANARLVDGEALAMIGDGGYAFGARQQRLRELVNDADAPVAPADALAMQGDVRSRYLDAWAAVLRAALDDPAAASHAWAPEVRAALDGWEARAVVDDPLYRLVRLWHDATHNRVMHALTAPVRAEHPGFAMHGFPVAQAAVLDLARRQPPHLLDPRHDSWPAFLLAVMDGVITADAETGSVDWRARSWGDSNRLAMRHPLSGALPGLHRLLDMPERALSGDSDVPRVQGPGFGASQRMVITPGDEASSLFHMPGGQSGHPLSAHYRDGHRAWVEVAETPLLPGEPVARLTLRP; this is encoded by the coding sequence ATGCTGCGCTGGATCGGGCGCCTGCTGGCGCTGGCGGTGACGCTGGTGGTCGTGGTGACGGCCGCGACCGGAATCCTGCTCTGGGCGAGCCTGCCGAAGCACGAGGGCGAGCGCCGTCTGCCCGGCCTGGGCGAACGGGTCCTCGTCGAACGCGACGCGCTCGGCGTTCCCACCATCAACGCGGCCACCCGCCTGGATCTGGCACGCGCCACCGGCTACGTCCACGCTCAGGAGCGCTTCTTCCAGATGGATCTGGCGCGCCGCGGCGGAGCGGGCGAGGTTGCCGCGCTGGTCGGCAAGGCGGCGCTGCCGTTCGACCGCCGCCGCGCCATCTATCGCTTCCGGGCCCGCGCGCGCGATCGGATGCTGGACCTGCCGCAGGCACAGCAGGATCTGCTCTATGCCTACGCCGATGGCGTCAACGCCGGCCTGGCGGATCTCAACGCGCAGCCCTTCGAGTACCTGCTGCTGCGCGCGGCGCCCGAGCCGTGGACGGCCGAGGACAGCCTGCTGGTCGCGGCATCGATGTACTTCGTGCTCACCGACGAGCGCGCCGAGCGCGCACTGCGCCTGGAACGGCTCGAGGCCGCGACGCCGCCGGCGCTGCACCGCTATCTGGTGCCGGAGACGACACCGTGGGATGCGCCCCTGCTCGGCGAGCCCGGGGCGCTGCCCGAGCCGCCCGCGGCGGATGCCTACGATCTGCGCGCCATGCCGCCCGCCTGGTTCGAGGGCACGCCCGCGGCGATACGACATCTCGCCGGGCTCGGCAGCAACAGCCTTGCCGTGTCGGGGGGTCACACGGCGGATGGTCGCGCGCTCGTGGCCGGCGACATGCATCTCGACCTCGGCGTGCCCAATACCTGGTTCCGGGCCCGCATGCGCGTGCCGGCCGACGATGCGGAGACGGGGCTCGATCTCAACGGCGTGACGCTGCCGGGCCTGCCGTTCCTGATCGCGGGCAGCAACGGGCGCGTGGCCTGGGCGTTCACCAACAGCTACGGCGTCTGGTCGGAGCGCATCCGGCTCCGGCGTGACGGGCAGGGGAATGTCCTCGGACCGGAGGGTCCGGTGCCGGTCACCGATCACCAGCACCGGATCACGGTCGCCGGCGGCGGCACGCACACCGTGACGGTGCGCGAGACGCCGTGGGGGCCAGTCCTGCCGGGCGACGATGCCGGTCCGGCGCATGCGCTGCGCTGGTTGCCGCTGGTGCCCGGCGTCCTGAATCTCGACATCATGGCCATGGAGCGCGCCGAAGGCATCGAGGAAGCGCTGGCGGCGCTCAACGGCGCCGGCATTCCGCCGCAGTCGGCACTGATCGCGTCGCGCGACGGCCGCATCGCCTGGACCATCGCCGGACGCATGCCGCGTCGCGCCGGGCCGGCTCCGCAGCGACCGGTTCCGTCGACCGCGCCGCGTCCGTGGCAGGGCTGGCTGGACGATGACGCCTATCCCCGCATCGTCGATCCGCCGGGCGGGCGGCTGGTGGCGGCCAATGCCCGCCTGGTGGACGGCGAGGCCCTCGCCATGATCGGGGACGGCGGCTACGCATTCGGTGCGCGCCAGCAGCGTCTGCGGGAACTGGTGAACGATGCCGATGCCCCGGTCGCGCCCGCCGATGCCCTCGCCATGCAGGGCGATGTGCGCAGTCGCTATCTGGACGCGTGGGCGGCGGTGCTGCGTGCCGCGCTCGACGATCCGGCGGCGGCGTCCCACGCCTGGGCGCCGGAGGTGCGTGCGGCGCTGGACGGCTGGGAGGCGCGGGCGGTGGTCGACGATCCCCTCTACCGCCTGGTCCGCCTGTGGCACGACGCCACGCACAACCGGGTCATGCACGCACTGACCGCGCCGGTGCGTGCCGAACATCCCGGTTTCGCCATGCACGGCTTTCCGGTCGCGCAGGCTGCCGTTCTCGACCTGGCGCGCCGGCAGCCGCCACACCTGCTCGATCCGCGTCACGACAGCTGGCCCGCTTTCCTGCTTGCGGTGATGGACGGCGTCATCACCGCCGACGCCGAGACCGGTTCCGTCGACTGGCGCGCCCGATCCTGGGGCGACAGCAACCGTCTGGCGATGCGCCATCCGCTCAGCGGGGCGCTCCCCGGTCTGCACCGCCTGCTGGACATGCCGGAGCGTGCACTGTCCGGCGACAGCGATGTGCCGCGTGTCCAGGGCCCGGGCTTCGGCGCGTCGCAGCGCATGGTCATCACGCCCGGCGACGAGGCATCGAGCCTGTTCCACATGCCGGGCGGGCAGAGCGGGCACCCGCTGTCGGCACACTACCGCGATGGTCATCGGGCCTGGGTCGAGGTCGCGGAGACGCCGCTGCTGCCCGGCGAACCGGTCGCGCGACTCACGCTGCGGCCGTGA
- a CDS encoding tetratricopeptide repeat protein has protein sequence MQSVRRSHRRVRAASWLPGPAVLLLAGCASLPGARDATPPTPADDEGELLSDVLRAPVAERQDTAESTQSRFYRKVLLGEIAGARGQHETAALALRDAAAIYNHPTIARHGIREALAAGRDDLALELGRLWKTSGESTPESHGLLLRLAVKAGDAEAARGHLGRLVETHEGPDTVFQAMARALSDIESNRDLALSLVREAVEQYAVTPAERSDAEYALGLLAFSFESFDEAAAASERALDQTDEALGDQKLLLLAGALLRAGRVEDAVEAVESRLSDAQEPLAIRRSFAELLRQSGAPAAAREQLRVLLESRPDDRDALLALGTVAREQGDDPAARDALERVWQSEDGDRAEAALQLGMLAEDRADPATAADWYRRAADAGESLRAGLRLSRIDAEAGRIAEARKRLERLREENPGLAARLLRAEGELLVRERAFSAAVDLLESGVAAYPRDTQMRYTYALALEQDGAPDAAEAELRAIIDDNPDNAAALNALGYMLAVSGERLEEAEDYIRRALELSPEDPAIIDSMGWVLFKQGHAEEALTYLERAHGDYPDPEVAAHLGEVLWTLGRRERARSVWDEALAEHPDHPTLRETVERLTP, from the coding sequence ATGCAAAGCGTACGCCGCTCCCATCGACGCGTCAGGGCCGCCAGCTGGCTGCCGGGCCCCGCCGTGCTGCTCCTCGCGGGCTGCGCGAGCCTTCCCGGCGCGCGCGACGCGACGCCACCGACACCCGCCGATGACGAGGGCGAACTGCTCAGCGACGTGCTGCGCGCCCCCGTCGCAGAGCGGCAGGACACCGCCGAGAGCACACAGAGCCGCTTCTACCGCAAGGTCCTGCTCGGCGAGATCGCCGGCGCCCGCGGACAGCACGAGACCGCGGCACTGGCCCTGCGCGACGCGGCCGCGATCTACAACCATCCCACCATCGCCCGCCACGGCATCCGCGAGGCACTGGCCGCCGGCCGCGACGATCTCGCACTCGAACTCGGCCGCCTGTGGAAGACCTCCGGCGAGTCGACTCCCGAGAGCCACGGCCTGCTGCTCCGTCTGGCGGTGAAGGCCGGGGACGCCGAGGCCGCCCGCGGCCACCTGGGGCGTCTCGTCGAGACGCACGAGGGACCCGACACGGTCTTTCAGGCAATGGCGCGCGCGCTGAGCGACATCGAGTCCAACCGCGACCTGGCGCTGTCGCTCGTCCGCGAGGCCGTCGAGCAGTACGCCGTCACCCCGGCCGAGCGTTCGGACGCCGAATACGCCCTCGGCCTGCTGGCGTTCTCCTTCGAATCCTTCGACGAAGCCGCCGCGGCATCGGAACGCGCGCTGGACCAGACCGACGAGGCGCTGGGCGACCAGAAACTGCTGCTGCTGGCCGGGGCACTGCTGCGCGCAGGCCGCGTCGAGGACGCCGTCGAGGCGGTCGAGTCGCGCCTGTCCGATGCACAGGAGCCCCTCGCCATCCGCAGGAGCTTCGCCGAGCTTCTGCGGCAGTCAGGCGCACCGGCTGCCGCGCGCGAGCAGCTCCGCGTGCTCCTCGAGTCGCGCCCGGATGATCGCGACGCCCTGCTCGCGCTCGGCACCGTGGCGCGCGAACAGGGCGATGACCCGGCGGCGCGCGACGCGCTCGAGCGGGTCTGGCAGAGCGAGGACGGCGATCGTGCCGAGGCGGCGCTGCAGCTCGGCATGCTCGCCGAGGACCGGGCCGATCCGGCCACCGCAGCGGACTGGTACCGGCGCGCCGCCGACGCCGGGGAATCACTGCGCGCGGGGCTGCGCCTGTCGCGCATCGACGCCGAAGCCGGGCGCATCGCCGAGGCGCGCAAGCGCCTTGAGCGGCTCCGCGAGGAGAATCCCGGGCTCGCGGCCCGGCTGCTGCGCGCCGAGGGCGAGCTGCTGGTGCGCGAGCGCGCCTTCTCGGCCGCCGTCGACCTGCTCGAAAGCGGCGTGGCGGCCTACCCGCGCGACACCCAGATGCGCTACACCTATGCGCTCGCGCTCGAGCAGGACGGCGCGCCCGATGCCGCGGAAGCGGAGCTCCGCGCGATCATCGACGACAACCCCGACAACGCAGCCGCATTGAACGCGCTGGGCTACATGCTGGCGGTCAGCGGCGAACGGCTCGAGGAAGCCGAGGACTACATCCGCCGCGCCCTGGAACTGTCGCCCGAGGATCCGGCCATCATCGACAGCATGGGCTGGGTGCTGTTCAAGCAGGGCCACGCCGAAGAGGCGCTGACCTATCTCGAACGCGCGCACGGCGACTATCCGGACCCGGAAGTGGCCGCACACCTCGGCGAGGTGCTGTGGACCCTCGGCAGGCGCGAGCGCGCCCGTTCGGTATGGGACGAGGCACTTGCCGAGCATCCCGATCATCCCACGCTGCGCGAGACCGTCGAGCGCCTGACCCCGTGA
- the lolB gene encoding lipoprotein insertase outer membrane protein LolB codes for MNRLRLLPAVAALALVTACAPPAPVAVRPDADRSAQWLQHRAAIADVAAFTLSGRLSTGSIASAQLHWRQDGERFSARASGPFGSGAVALSGTPSAVRIRTGEGTIETDAPGPWMQRNLGWQLPIGGLRYWAIGLPMPGTAASYSFNADGRLAELTQGGWTIAFIDYTDVDGTALPARMRLSGDDDLDVLLRVDRWQRVTRGAP; via the coding sequence GTGAACCGGCTCCGGCTGCTGCCCGCCGTCGCCGCCCTCGCGCTGGTCACGGCCTGCGCGCCGCCGGCTCCGGTGGCGGTCCGTCCGGATGCCGACCGCAGCGCGCAATGGCTCCAGCACCGTGCCGCGATCGCCGACGTCGCCGCCTTCACGCTCAGCGGCCGCCTCAGCACCGGCAGCATCGCGAGCGCCCAGCTGCATTGGCGACAGGACGGCGAGCGCTTCTCGGCGCGCGCCAGCGGTCCCTTCGGCTCGGGTGCGGTGGCGCTTTCCGGAACCCCTTCCGCGGTCCGCATCCGCACCGGCGAGGGCACCATCGAGACGGACGCCCCCGGCCCCTGGATGCAGCGCAATCTCGGCTGGCAGCTGCCGATCGGCGGGCTGCGCTACTGGGCAATCGGGCTGCCCATGCCGGGCACGGCCGCGAGCTATTCCTTCAATGCCGACGGGCGTCTGGCCGAACTGACCCAGGGCGGCTGGACCATCGCGTTCATCGACTACACCGACGTCGACGGCACCGCCCTGCCCGCGCGCATGCGCCTGTCCGGCGATGACGATCTCGATGTACTGCTCCGCGTCGATCGCTGGCAGCGCGTGACGCGCGGCGCACCGTGA
- the prfA gene encoding peptide chain release factor 1: MSPNLLDKIRRLADRREEVAAELSDPTVAEDAQRFARLGQEYARLESLSEHYAEWLQLGEEADNLQSLLDDPEMGEMAREELDAARDRRQAVEQELLGFLVPPDARDAANVFLEIRAGTGGDEAALFAGDLYRMYARYAEAQGWQVEILSASEGEHGGYKEIIARVAGAGVFARLKFESGGHRVQRVPETEAGGRIHTSAATVAVMPEREEMEAIEINANDLRVDTYRSSGAGGQHVNKTDSAVRLTHLPTGIVVECQQERSQHKNRARAMALLQARLEEAEQSRRDASEAATRRKLVGSGDRSERIRTYNFPQGRVTDHRINLTLYQLERVIAGDLDQVIEPLRTEHQADQLAALADSDGA; the protein is encoded by the coding sequence ATGAGCCCGAATCTCCTCGACAAGATCCGTCGTCTCGCCGACCGCCGCGAAGAGGTCGCCGCCGAGCTGTCCGACCCGACCGTCGCCGAGGACGCGCAGCGCTTCGCGCGCCTCGGGCAGGAGTACGCGCGCCTGGAGAGCCTGTCGGAGCACTACGCCGAATGGCTGCAGCTGGGCGAGGAGGCCGACAACCTGCAGTCGCTGCTCGACGACCCCGAGATGGGCGAGATGGCGCGCGAGGAGCTGGATGCCGCGCGCGACCGACGCCAGGCCGTCGAGCAGGAACTGCTCGGCTTCCTGGTGCCGCCCGACGCGCGCGACGCGGCCAACGTCTTCCTCGAGATCCGCGCCGGCACCGGCGGCGACGAGGCGGCGCTGTTCGCCGGCGATCTCTACCGCATGTACGCGCGCTACGCCGAGGCGCAGGGGTGGCAGGTCGAGATCCTGTCGGCCAGCGAGGGCGAGCACGGCGGCTACAAGGAGATCATCGCGCGGGTGGCCGGCGCCGGCGTGTTCGCGCGCCTGAAGTTCGAGTCCGGCGGCCACCGCGTCCAGCGCGTGCCCGAGACCGAGGCCGGCGGCCGCATCCACACCTCCGCCGCAACGGTGGCGGTGATGCCCGAGCGCGAGGAGATGGAGGCCATCGAGATCAACGCCAACGATCTGCGCGTGGATACCTATCGCTCGTCCGGCGCGGGCGGCCAGCACGTCAACAAGACCGATTCCGCCGTGCGTCTCACGCATCTGCCCACCGGCATTGTCGTCGAGTGCCAGCAGGAACGCAGCCAGCACAAGAACCGCGCCCGCGCCATGGCACTGCTGCAGGCGCGCCTGGAGGAGGCCGAGCAGTCCCGCCGCGATGCCAGCGAGGCCGCCACCCGTCGCAAGCTCGTCGGCAGCGGCGATCGCTCGGAGCGCATCCGTACCTACAACTTCCCGCAGGGGCGGGTGACCGACCACCGCATCAATCTCACGCTCTACCAGCTGGAGCGCGTCATCGCCGGCGATCTCGATCAGGTCATCGAACCGCTGCGCACCGAGCACCAGGCCGATCAGCTCGCCGCGCTCGCGGACAGCGACGGCGCATGA
- the prmC gene encoding peptide chain release factor N(5)-glutamine methyltransferase, whose product MMGDGPSETVGQLLRAARDRLGARSESAGLDAELLLAAALGKPRSFLYAWPDHVPTASVRERFDHALTDRLEGQPVAYTLGVREFFGLELAVSPAVLIPRPDTELLVEHAVAHIDAGHAVADLGTGSGAIALAVAHERPGARVLATDASPAALAVARANARRLDLRVDLVAGDWCAPLADASVDCLLCNPPYIAEGDPHLAALSAEPASALVSGRDGLDALRAIVAQAPRVLRPGGRIVLEHGFEQAAAVRALLAEAGFRDIDSERDLGGHERISFGRLRD is encoded by the coding sequence ATGATGGGCGACGGCCCTAGCGAAACCGTCGGCCAGCTCCTCAGGGCCGCGCGTGATCGACTGGGCGCGCGGTCGGAGAGCGCGGGACTCGACGCCGAACTGCTGCTGGCCGCCGCGCTCGGCAAGCCGCGCTCCTTCCTCTATGCCTGGCCCGATCACGTGCCCACCGCCAGCGTGCGCGAACGCTTCGATCACGCGCTGACCGACCGCCTGGAGGGGCAGCCGGTGGCCTACACGCTCGGGGTCAGGGAGTTCTTCGGCCTGGAGCTGGCGGTCTCGCCGGCGGTGCTCATTCCGCGTCCGGATACCGAGCTGCTGGTCGAGCACGCGGTCGCGCACATCGATGCGGGGCACGCGGTGGCGGATCTCGGCACTGGGAGTGGCGCGATCGCGCTGGCGGTGGCGCACGAGCGTCCCGGTGCGCGCGTGCTGGCCACCGATGCCAGCCCCGCGGCCCTGGCGGTCGCACGCGCCAACGCGCGCCGGCTCGACCTGCGCGTGGACCTGGTCGCGGGCGACTGGTGCGCGCCGCTGGCGGACGCCAGCGTCGACTGCCTGCTCTGCAATCCGCCCTACATCGCCGAGGGTGATCCACACCTCGCGGCGCTCTCGGCCGAACCCGCGTCGGCGCTGGTATCGGGCCGCGACGGGCTCGACGCGCTGCGCGCCATCGTCGCGCAGGCGCCGCGCGTGCTGCGGCCGGGCGGGCGCATCGTGCTCGAGCACGGCTTCGAGCAGGCGGCGGCGGTGCGTGCGCTGCTCGCGGAGGCCGGCTTCCGGGACATCGACAGCGAACGCGACCTCGGCGGTCACGAGCGCATCAGCTTCGGGCGGCTTCGCGACTGA
- a CDS encoding transglycosylase SLT domain-containing protein: MRPFWRACALASALLALVGAPAFAERADQREDPALRAALAEAVAEAESFEHRFDAEVWLMDMAQRLRPRMPDREDRLRLLRLVHAEAKRADVPPELVLAVIEVESGFERFAISSAGARGLMQVMPFWLDELGRPEDNLFDIATNLRYGCTILAHYLDVADGQWYPALARYNGSFGQAWYPDRVFAALEARWYAQ, from the coding sequence ATGCGACCGTTCTGGCGCGCGTGCGCGCTGGCTAGCGCGCTGCTCGCGCTGGTCGGCGCGCCGGCCTTCGCCGAGCGCGCCGACCAGCGCGAGGACCCGGCGCTGCGTGCCGCCCTGGCCGAGGCGGTGGCCGAGGCCGAGAGCTTCGAGCATCGCTTCGACGCCGAGGTCTGGCTGATGGACATGGCGCAGCGGCTGCGTCCGCGCATGCCCGATCGCGAGGATCGCCTGAGGCTGCTGCGTCTGGTGCATGCCGAGGCCAAGCGCGCGGACGTACCGCCCGAGCTGGTGCTGGCCGTCATCGAGGTGGAGTCCGGTTTCGAGCGCTTCGCGATCTCCAGCGCCGGTGCGCGCGGGCTCATGCAGGTCATGCCGTTCTGGCTCGACGAACTTGGACGCCCCGAGGACAACCTCTTCGACATCGCGACCAATCTGCGCTACGGCTGCACCATCCTCGCGCACTACCTGGACGTGGCCGACGGCCAGTGGTACCCGGCGCTGGCGCGCTACAACGGCAGCTTCGGGCAGGCCTGGTATCCGGATCGCGTGTTCGCGGCGCTGGAGGCGCGCTGGTACGCGCAGTGA
- a CDS encoding M67 family metallopeptidase, giving the protein MTETVTLPRSTAIQLMQQAQNRPEEEVCGLIARGDDGWRVYPVANAAADRTRTFDMEAQALVRAQRAMRERSQTLWGIYHSHPQAAAEPSAADLEQVGYPEAVQIIISLDIRGVLQLRAWRTDGAGARELRLEVRDD; this is encoded by the coding sequence ATGACCGAGACCGTGACGCTGCCGCGCAGCACCGCCATCCAGCTCATGCAGCAGGCGCAGAACCGGCCCGAGGAGGAGGTCTGCGGCCTCATCGCCCGCGGCGATGACGGCTGGCGGGTCTACCCGGTGGCCAATGCTGCCGCCGATCGCACGCGTACCTTCGACATGGAGGCGCAGGCGCTGGTGCGTGCCCAGCGCGCCATGCGCGAGCGCAGCCAGACCCTGTGGGGCATCTACCACTCGCATCCGCAGGCCGCGGCCGAACCCTCGGCCGCCGACCTAGAGCAGGTGGGCTATCCGGAAGCCGTGCAGATCATCATCTCGCTGGACATCCGCGGCGTGCTGCAGCTGCGCGCCTGGCGCACGGACGGGGCGGGTGCGCGCGAGCTGCGGCTCGAGGTCCGCGACGACTGA
- the hemA gene encoding glutamyl-tRNA reductase has product MALIALGLSHHNAPVEVRSQLAFTEFEAPDALARLRAREGVREAALLSTCNRTEVLGVLDASAEDIVPEWWAAERGVRPEDVRSHLRVHRDLAAIRHSLRVASGLDSLVIGEPQILGQMKQAYAMAEETATTGPILSRLFQHAFAVAKLVRSQTEIGAHPVSVAYAAVQMAKRIFTDLSEQTAVLIGAGETMQLIARHLRAQGVTRIIVANRTIARAEHLARDVHGYAIALADLPERLSDADLLVASTASRDPVVGIDAVRHALPRRRHKPMCMIDLAVPRDIDARVAGLDDVFLYTVDDLRQIIARNMDLRQQAAEQAEALVADRADAFNHWLESREVAGTIRALRASSAEQRDDVLARARRRLAAGEDPEAVLEYATRMLANRLAHAPSRALRTADPVEQALLKSAARKLFDLSED; this is encoded by the coding sequence ATGGCCCTGATCGCGCTCGGTTTGAGCCATCACAACGCCCCGGTGGAAGTGCGCTCGCAGCTCGCCTTCACCGAGTTCGAGGCACCGGACGCGCTGGCGCGTCTCCGGGCACGCGAGGGCGTGCGCGAGGCGGCCCTGCTGTCGACCTGCAATCGCACCGAGGTGCTGGGCGTGCTCGACGCCAGCGCCGAGGACATCGTTCCGGAATGGTGGGCGGCCGAGCGCGGCGTGCGTCCCGAAGATGTGCGGAGCCATCTGCGCGTGCACCGGGATCTCGCTGCCATCCGGCACAGTCTGCGGGTGGCATCCGGTCTCGATTCGCTGGTCATCGGCGAGCCGCAGATACTCGGACAGATGAAGCAGGCCTACGCCATGGCCGAGGAGACCGCGACCACCGGGCCCATCCTGTCGCGCCTGTTCCAGCACGCCTTCGCAGTGGCCAAGTTGGTGCGCAGCCAGACCGAGATCGGCGCGCACCCGGTGTCGGTGGCCTACGCGGCGGTGCAGATGGCCAAGCGCATCTTCACCGATCTCAGCGAGCAGACCGCGGTGCTGATCGGTGCCGGCGAAACCATGCAGCTGATCGCGCGGCATCTGCGCGCGCAGGGCGTGACGCGCATCATCGTGGCGAACCGCACCATCGCCAGGGCCGAGCATCTGGCGCGCGACGTGCACGGCTATGCCATCGCGCTGGCCGATCTGCCGGAGCGTCTGTCCGACGCCGATCTGCTGGTGGCCAGCACCGCCAGCCGCGATCCGGTGGTGGGGATCGACGCGGTGCGTCACGCGCTGCCGCGCCGTCGCCACAAGCCGATGTGCATGATCGATCTCGCCGTGCCGCGCGATATCGACGCCCGCGTGGCCGGTCTGGACGACGTCTTCCTCTACACCGTCGACGACCTGCGCCAGATCATCGCCCGCAACATGGACCTGCGCCAGCAGGCGGCCGAGCAGGCCGAAGCACTGGTCGCCGACCGCGCCGACGCTTTCAACCATTGGCTCGAATCGCGCGAGGTCGCCGGCACCATCCGCGCGCTGCGCGCCAGCAGCGCCGAGCAGCGCGACGATGTACTGGCGCGCGCCCGGCGCCGCCTGGCGGCCGGCGAGGATCCGGAGGCGGTGCTCGAGTACGCCACGCGCATGCTGGCCAACCGCCTCGCGCACGCCCCGTCGCGCGCGCTGCGCACGGCCGATCCGGTCGAGCAGGCGCTTCTCAAGTCGGCGGCGCGTAAACTCTTCGACCTTTCCGAAGACTAG
- a CDS encoding proline--tRNA ligase gives MRLSRMLVPTSRETPAEAELVSHQLMLRAGLIRRLGSGLYTWMPMGLRVLARIEAIVREEMDRAGAQEVLMPSVHPAELWQQSGRWDAMGPELLRIKDRHKRDFCYGPTHEEVVTQLVKQDVRSWKQLPLNLYQIQTKFRDEIRPRFGLMRAREFVMKDAYSFHVDGDDLAREYANMRAAYQRIFERLGVDYRVVQADTGAIGGTASEEFHVLASAGEDALAVSDGSDYAANVEAAACGAPGPRPDAAAECAEVATPGKATCEDVAELLGIPLETTIKLLVVEGADGGLVALALRGDHELNDVKAEKHPNIAAPLKLAERTRIAEVFGCEAGYLGVRGCPIPVIADHAAAALADFVCGANRVDYHLTGVNWGRDAAEPAVADLRNIVEGDPSPDGRGCIRLLRGIEVGHIFQLGDKYARAMELSVLDAEGASITPVMGCYGIGVSRIAAAVVEQCHDEQGIRWPQSIAPFELLICPIGMDRSDAVREAAESLYAAADAAGIRVLLDDRGLRPGVMFADSELVGIPHRVVIGDKALADNAFEYRRRTEADAERIAADNATVLARVRAG, from the coding sequence ATGCGACTGTCCCGAATGCTGGTGCCGACGAGCCGCGAGACCCCGGCCGAGGCCGAGCTCGTCTCGCATCAGCTCATGCTGCGCGCCGGGCTCATCCGGCGGCTGGGCTCCGGGCTCTACACCTGGATGCCGATGGGCCTGCGCGTGCTGGCGCGCATCGAGGCCATCGTGCGCGAGGAGATGGACCGTGCCGGCGCCCAGGAAGTGCTCATGCCGTCGGTGCATCCCGCCGAGCTCTGGCAGCAGAGCGGGCGCTGGGACGCGATGGGCCCGGAGCTGCTGCGCATCAAGGATCGGCACAAGCGCGACTTCTGCTACGGCCCGACGCACGAGGAAGTGGTCACGCAGCTGGTGAAGCAGGACGTGCGCTCGTGGAAGCAGCTGCCGCTGAACCTCTACCAGATCCAGACCAAGTTCCGCGACGAGATCCGGCCGCGCTTCGGCCTCATGCGGGCGCGCGAGTTCGTCATGAAGGACGCCTACTCCTTCCACGTCGACGGCGATGACCTGGCGCGCGAGTACGCCAACATGCGCGCCGCCTACCAGCGCATCTTCGAGCGCTTGGGCGTCGACTACCGGGTGGTGCAGGCCGATACCGGCGCCATCGGCGGTACCGCGTCCGAGGAGTTCCACGTGCTGGCGAGCGCCGGCGAGGATGCGCTGGCGGTGTCCGACGGCAGCGACTACGCCGCCAACGTCGAGGCCGCGGCCTGCGGCGCACCGGGGCCGCGTCCCGACGCGGCGGCGGAATGCGCCGAAGTCGCTACGCCCGGCAAGGCCACCTGCGAGGACGTCGCCGAGCTGCTCGGGATCCCCCTGGAAACCACCATCAAGCTGCTGGTGGTGGAGGGCGCCGACGGCGGTCTGGTGGCGCTGGCGCTGCGCGGCGATCACGAGCTCAACGACGTCAAGGCCGAGAAGCATCCGAACATCGCCGCGCCCCTGAAGCTCGCCGAGCGCACCCGCATCGCGGAGGTCTTCGGCTGCGAGGCCGGTTATCTGGGCGTGCGCGGTTGCCCGATCCCGGTGATCGCCGACCATGCGGCAGCCGCGCTCGCCGATTTCGTGTGCGGTGCCAACAGGGTGGACTACCACCTCACCGGCGTGAACTGGGGACGCGACGCCGCCGAGCCGGCGGTCGCCGATCTGCGCAACATCGTCGAGGGCGATCCCAGTCCGGACGGCCGGGGCTGCATCCGGTTGCTGCGCGGCATCGAGGTGGGCCACATCTTCCAGCTCGGCGACAAGTACGCGCGCGCCATGGAGCTGAGCGTGCTGGATGCCGAGGGGGCGTCGATCACGCCGGTCATGGGCTGCTACGGCATCGGCGTGTCGCGCATCGCGGCGGCGGTCGTCGAGCAGTGCCATGACGAGCAGGGCATCCGCTGGCCGCAGAGCATCGCGCCCTTCGAGCTGCTGATCTGCCCGATCGGCATGGACCGCTCGGATGCCGTGCGAGAGGCCGCCGAGAGCCTGTACGCGGCCGCGGATGCCGCCGGCATCCGCGTGCTGCTCGATGATCGCGGCCTGCGTCCGGGCGTCATGTTCGCGGACAGCGAGCTCGTCGGCATTCCGCATCGTGTCGTCATCGGCGACAAGGCGCTGGCCGACAATGCCTTCGAGTACCGCCGCCGCACCGAGGCCGATGCCGAGCGCATCGCCGCCGACAATGCGACCGTTCTGGCGCGCGTGCGCGCTGGCTAG